From a region of the Streptomyces tirandamycinicus genome:
- a CDS encoding TlpA family protein disulfide reductase, with translation MSLVRASRRTLITVGALAAALTLSACTGDAGGKSGGGGDTNFVAGTSGIVTVAEGKRTTAPRLSGKDLTGKPLDLADYKGKVVVLNLWGSWCAPCRAEAPYLAEVAEETKSKGVEFIGINTRDPQTGPALAFEKDYAVGYPSFHDPIGKLILKFPKGSLNPQAIPSTLVIDREGKIAARALTALDDKQLRSMIDPVVAEKAAEQ, from the coding sequence ATGAGCCTTGTCCGTGCCTCTCGACGCACCCTGATCACCGTCGGCGCGCTCGCCGCCGCGCTCACTCTGTCGGCGTGCACCGGCGATGCCGGCGGCAAGTCCGGCGGGGGCGGCGACACCAACTTCGTCGCCGGTACGAGCGGGATCGTCACCGTCGCCGAGGGCAAGCGGACGACGGCCCCCCGGCTGTCCGGCAAGGACCTCACGGGCAAGCCGCTCGACCTGGCCGACTACAAGGGCAAGGTCGTCGTCTTGAACCTCTGGGGATCGTGGTGCGCGCCGTGCCGTGCCGAGGCGCCGTATCTGGCCGAGGTCGCCGAGGAGACGAAGAGCAAGGGCGTGGAGTTCATCGGGATCAACACCCGCGACCCGCAGACCGGCCCGGCGCTCGCGTTCGAGAAGGACTACGCGGTCGGCTACCCGAGCTTCCACGACCCCATCGGCAAGCTGATCCTGAAGTTCCCCAAGGGCAGCCTGAATCCGCAGGCCATCCCGAGCACGCTCGTCATCGACCGCGAGGGGAAGATCGCGGCCCGGGCCCTGACGGCGCTGGACGACAAGCAGCTCCGCTCCATGATCGACCCCGTGGTCGCGGAGAAGGCCGCGGAGCAGTAG
- a CDS encoding cytochrome c biogenesis CcdA family protein, producing MQNETVMSGALLLALPVAVLAGLVSFFSPCVLPLVPGYLSYVTGVTGTDLAEARKGRMASGAALFVLGFSAVFVSGGALFGFFGWTLQEHREVLTTVLGVLMILMGLFFMGLMPFLTQREFRFHKRPATGLVGAPVLGALFGIGWTPCIGPTLASVTVLSTQQGSAGRGALLTAAYCLGLGLPFVLAAVAFRRALGAFGWVRRHYAWVTRIGGGMMIATGALLLTGAWDVLVQQMQSWSSGFQVGI from the coding sequence ATGCAGAACGAGACGGTCATGAGCGGCGCGCTGCTGCTCGCGCTCCCCGTCGCCGTCCTGGCGGGTCTGGTGTCCTTCTTCTCCCCCTGCGTACTGCCGCTGGTGCCGGGCTACCTGTCCTACGTGACCGGTGTCACCGGCACCGACCTGGCCGAGGCCCGCAAGGGGCGGATGGCCTCCGGGGCCGCTCTCTTCGTGCTCGGCTTCTCCGCCGTCTTCGTCTCCGGAGGGGCCCTCTTCGGGTTCTTCGGCTGGACCCTCCAGGAGCACCGCGAGGTGCTCACCACGGTCCTCGGCGTGCTGATGATCCTCATGGGCCTCTTCTTCATGGGCCTCATGCCCTTCCTCACCCAGCGCGAGTTCCGCTTCCACAAGCGGCCCGCGACGGGACTGGTCGGGGCACCCGTCCTCGGCGCGCTGTTCGGCATCGGCTGGACCCCCTGCATCGGCCCGACCCTCGCCTCGGTGACGGTGCTCTCCACGCAGCAGGGCAGCGCGGGCCGCGGTGCCCTGCTGACCGCCGCGTACTGCCTCGGCCTCGGGCTGCCGTTCGTGCTCGCGGCCGTCGCCTTCCGCAGGGCCCTCGGTGCGTTCGGCTGGGTCAGGCGGCACTATGCGTGGGTGACGAGGATCGGCGGCGGCATGATGATCGCGACCGGCGCGCTGCTGCTCACCGGTGCGTGGGACGTCCTGGTGCAGCAGATGCAGAGCTGGTCCAGTGGCTTCCAGGTGGGAATCTGA
- the resB gene encoding cytochrome c biogenesis protein ResB has protein sequence MSETETETTTGTETTTGTGTTPGTATDTGTTTEAAGAERAGQEPGDLGGAGDRLSTAPQERAVPGSFGGPRAPGPVGALAWGVRETAGWIRWFWRQLTSMRVALILLFLLSLGAIPGSLIPQNSVDEMKVGTWKDNNEFWTPVFEKLQLFDVYSSVWFSAIYILLFVSLIGCIVPRTWQFIGQLRGRPPGAPKRLTRLPVYTTWRTEAEPEAVREAALALLRKRRFRARAAGDAVASEKGYLREVGNLLFHVSLIVMLVAFAVGQLFKSEGGKLVVEGDGFANTLTQYDDFRSGSLFDVDDLVPFSFTLDQFTGTYEPSGPQKGTPRTFEAAVTYAKGAEGKDRKAVVRVNEPLEVDGSKLYLLAHGYAPVVTVRDGKGQVVHRAAVPLLPIDDNVSSTGVIKVLDGYRNKDGEKEQLGFPAFFVPTYAGKGHGQMFSQFPALVFPALNLSAYRGSLGVDSGVPQNVYQLDTRKMKPFEDAKGEVFKQTLLPGETMKLPGGAGSITFEKEIKEWASFQISQQPGNGLALAGAVAAITGLVGSLFIQRRRVWVRAVRGEDGVTVVEMAGLGRSESAGLPEELADLAASLNAEAPTAPDPEPAEAVPAEGAEK, from the coding sequence ATGAGCGAGACCGAGACCGAAACGACGACCGGGACCGAAACGACGACCGGGACCGGGACGACACCCGGGACGGCGACCGATACCGGCACCACGACCGAGGCCGCCGGCGCCGAACGAGCCGGCCAGGAGCCCGGTGACCTCGGCGGCGCGGGGGACCGGCTCTCCACCGCCCCCCAGGAGCGGGCCGTGCCCGGGTCCTTCGGCGGACCGCGCGCGCCGGGCCCCGTCGGCGCGCTCGCCTGGGGAGTTCGCGAGACGGCCGGCTGGATCCGGTGGTTCTGGCGCCAGCTGACCTCCATGAGGGTGGCGCTCATCCTGCTGTTCCTGCTCTCCCTGGGCGCGATCCCCGGTTCCCTCATCCCGCAGAACAGCGTGGACGAGATGAAGGTCGGCACCTGGAAGGACAACAACGAGTTCTGGACGCCGGTCTTCGAGAAGCTCCAGCTCTTCGACGTCTACAGCTCGGTGTGGTTCTCGGCGATCTACATTCTGCTGTTCGTCTCGCTGATCGGCTGCATCGTCCCGAGGACCTGGCAGTTCATCGGCCAGTTGCGCGGCCGCCCGCCGGGCGCGCCCAAGCGGCTCACCCGGCTGCCCGTGTACACGACGTGGCGCACCGAGGCCGAGCCCGAGGCGGTCCGCGAGGCCGCGCTCGCGCTGCTGCGCAAGCGGCGGTTCCGGGCCCGTGCCGCCGGGGACGCGGTGGCCTCCGAGAAGGGGTATCTGCGCGAGGTCGGCAACCTCCTCTTCCATGTCTCCCTGATCGTGATGCTGGTGGCCTTCGCCGTCGGGCAGCTCTTCAAGTCCGAGGGCGGCAAGCTGGTCGTCGAGGGCGACGGCTTCGCCAACACCCTGACCCAGTACGACGACTTCAGGTCCGGGTCGCTGTTCGACGTCGACGACCTGGTCCCGTTCAGCTTCACCCTGGACCAGTTCACCGGCACGTACGAGCCCAGTGGCCCGCAGAAGGGCACGCCCCGTACCTTCGAGGCGGCGGTCACCTACGCGAAGGGCGCCGAGGGCAAGGACCGGAAGGCCGTCGTCCGGGTGAACGAGCCACTGGAGGTCGACGGCTCCAAGCTCTATCTGCTCGCCCACGGTTACGCGCCCGTCGTGACCGTCCGCGACGGCAAGGGCCAGGTGGTCCACCGGGCCGCCGTGCCGCTGCTGCCCATCGACGACAACGTCAGCTCCACGGGCGTCATCAAGGTGCTGGACGGCTACCGCAACAAGGACGGCGAGAAGGAGCAGCTCGGCTTCCCCGCCTTCTTCGTGCCCACCTACGCGGGCAAGGGTCACGGCCAGATGTTCTCCCAGTTCCCGGCCCTGGTGTTCCCGGCGCTCAACCTCAGCGCGTACCGGGGCAGCCTCGGCGTCGACTCCGGCGTCCCGCAGAACGTGTACCAGCTGGACACCCGCAAGATGAAGCCGTTCGAGGACGCCAAGGGCGAGGTCTTCAAGCAGACCCTGCTGCCCGGCGAGACGATGAAGCTGCCCGGCGGCGCCGGCTCGATCACCTTCGAGAAGGAGATCAAGGAGTGGGCGAGCTTCCAGATCTCCCAGCAGCCGGGCAACGGGCTCGCCCTCGCCGGTGCCGTCGCCGCGATCACCGGACTCGTCGGCTCCCTGTTCATCCAGCGCCGCCGGGTGTGGGTGCGCGCCGTTCGCGGGGAG